GGTTGAAGGGCGTGCAGACGGGGCGCCTGGTTCTCACGTCAACAGGTGGGCGCATCTACTAGCTTCTAGCGCCGGCAACTATACATATATATGTAAGGCGCCGCACAGGCGCCTTATTTGCGAAAGGGAACACTATGGACGAAAAGGTCCTGCTAGGTCATGGTAGCGGCGGCACGATGATGCGCCGCATTATCGACGAGGTATTCTTCGATGCCTATGGTGGGGAAGAGCTTGCAGCTGGCAATGATGCGGCCGATTTGCCGCTTCCCGCAGAGGGCGAACGCCTGGCGTATTCTACCGACAGCTTCGTGGTGACCCCTCATTTCTTCCCGGGCGGCGATATCGGGCATTTGGCCGTGTGCGGTACCGTGAACGATGTGGCTACCAGTGGCGCCGCGCCGAAGTACCTTTCGTGCGGCTTCATTTTGGAAGAAGGCTTCCCCATGGAAGACCTGAAGCGCATTTGCCAAAGCATGGCGGATGTAGCCAAGGAAGCTGGCGTGCGCATCGTAACGGGCGACACGAAGGTCGTAAATCGCGGCCATGGCGATGGCGTGTACATCAACACGAGCGGTGTGGGCTTCATTCCCGCCGGACGAGTGCTCGGCGGTCAGTACTGCAAGCCGGGCGATAAGGTGCTTGTGTCGGGTACGTTGGGCGATCATGGCATCACGATTATGAGCTGTCGAGAGGAGCTGAGCTTCCGCGCCGACCTGAAAAGCGATGCCGC
This genomic stretch from Denitrobacterium detoxificans harbors:
- the hypE gene encoding hydrogenase expression/formation protein HypE, with the protein product MDEKVLLGHGSGGTMMRRIIDEVFFDAYGGEELAAGNDAADLPLPAEGERLAYSTDSFVVTPHFFPGGDIGHLAVCGTVNDVATSGAAPKYLSCGFILEEGFPMEDLKRICQSMADVAKEAGVRIVTGDTKVVNRGHGDGVYINTSGVGFIPAGRVLGGQYCKPGDKVLVSGTLGDHGITIMSCREELSFRADLKSDAAPLNHLIAEVLEAAPHTRCFRDPTRGGLASTLNELAEQSGVDMVVDEMNVPVKDAVRGACEMLGYDVFQVANEGKMVCVVPAEESELALEAMRANEYGTDAAIIGEVLPCPDDRSPRVSIRTGFGSMRILDMLVGEQLPRIC